One segment of Pyrococcus sp. ST04 DNA contains the following:
- a CDS encoding stage II sporulation protein M, giving the protein MKKSQILFCFSFLLFSIGFLLGLSLSKRYEIPHDVNFVPLLEREINSEMPTFHYILTNNLRVILLLSFGGTLALGGLTFLNLIFNGMDLGTLFYGALISGELKAFFFLILPHGIFEIPGMIIAGAAGFKIPYELLRFALGKKKEIITEEDAKEFFKLVAISVVLIFIAALIESTITLKIAESLG; this is encoded by the coding sequence ATGAAAAAATCCCAAATCCTTTTTTGTTTTTCATTTTTATTATTTTCTATTGGTTTTCTCCTCGGCTTGAGTCTTTCAAAGCGTTATGAGATCCCACATGACGTTAATTTTGTACCACTTTTGGAGCGTGAGATTAATAGTGAAATGCCCACCTTCCATTACATACTTACCAACAATCTTAGGGTGATCTTGCTTCTATCTTTTGGCGGGACTTTAGCCCTTGGCGGATTGACCTTCCTAAACCTTATTTTTAACGGCATGGATCTAGGAACTCTATTTTATGGAGCATTGATTTCGGGCGAGCTTAAAGCCTTTTTCTTCCTAATCCTCCCTCACGGCATTTTCGAAATCCCTGGGATGATAATTGCCGGAGCCGCTGGCTTTAAAATCCCTTACGAATTGTTAAGGTTCGCTTTGGGCAAAAAGAAGGAAATAATCACGGAAGAAGATGCTAAGGAATTCTTCAAACTCGTTGCTATCTCGGTAGTTTTGATTTTCATTGCCGCTTTGATTGAGAGTACGATAACACTTAAAATTGCCGAAAGTTTGGGGTGA
- a CDS encoding 7-cyano-7-deazaguanine synthase gives MPREVYHLFSGGKDSSLAALILKKLGYEVKLVTVTFGVLDNWKYAKETAEILGFEHEVVKMPIEILEEAAEMCIKDGRPGRAIQFIHEKALEFIASREYVERVSDGTRRDDRVPFLDIRKARSLEDRFNVAYIRPLLGLGFKTIRELVDDMFVVKEEESEKLEKGDYETELREILRKKGINPRSIFPPRHIQSRVIGLR, from the coding sequence ATGCCCAGGGAAGTTTACCATCTTTTCAGTGGGGGAAAAGATTCGTCGTTGGCAGCCTTAATACTAAAAAAGCTTGGATATGAGGTCAAACTTGTTACTGTGACCTTCGGAGTTCTTGACAACTGGAAGTACGCCAAGGAAACTGCTGAAATTTTAGGGTTTGAACATGAAGTCGTAAAAATGCCAATTGAAATCCTAGAAGAAGCGGCTGAGATGTGCATAAAAGATGGAAGGCCAGGGAGGGCAATTCAGTTTATCCATGAGAAGGCTTTGGAGTTCATAGCCTCCCGCGAGTACGTTGAGAGGGTGAGTGATGGAACGAGAAGAGATGATAGAGTTCCGTTTTTGGACATAAGAAAAGCCAGATCCCTTGAGGATAGATTTAACGTTGCCTACATAAGGCCACTTCTGGGGCTTGGATTTAAGACGATCAGGGAACTCGTGGATGACATGTTCGTGGTTAAGGAGGAGGAAAGTGAAAAACTCGAGAAAGGAGATTACGAAACCGAGCTTAGAGAAATTTTGAGGAAAAAAGGGATAAACCCCAGGAGCATATTTCCACCAAGGCATATACAGTCTAGAGTTATTGGATTGAGATGA
- a CDS encoding cobalamin B12-binding domain-containing protein, protein MVDRSKVRVLVAKPGLDGHDRGAKVVARALRDAGYEVIYTGIRQTPEQIVETVIEEDIDVLGISILSGAHMVLIPKILKLLEERGIKPNEDILVVAGGIIPPDDAEELKKMGVAEVFGPGTPLQEIIDFIDKNVEKLKKFRSS, encoded by the coding sequence ATGGTGGATAGATCAAAAGTGAGGGTTCTCGTGGCGAAACCAGGTCTTGATGGTCATGACAGAGGGGCAAAGGTAGTTGCAAGGGCGTTGAGGGATGCTGGGTATGAAGTTATATACACCGGGATAAGGCAAACTCCTGAACAAATAGTTGAAACTGTCATTGAAGAGGACATAGATGTTCTCGGAATAAGCATACTCTCCGGTGCTCACATGGTTCTGATTCCGAAAATACTTAAGCTCCTCGAAGAGAGAGGAATAAAGCCAAATGAAGACATTCTGGTTGTTGCTGGTGGAATAATCCCTCCAGACGATGCTGAGGAGCTTAAGAAGATGGGAGTTGCGGAGGTTTTTGGACCCGGAACTCCGCTTCAAGAGATAATAGACTTCATTGATAAAAACGTTGAAAAGCTCAAAAAGTTCCGCTCAAGCTAA
- the meaB gene encoding methylmalonyl Co-A mutase-associated GTPase MeaB, with protein MIDELIERLKIGDRKAVARLITLVENDEEKAREIVKKIYPLTGNAYIVGITGPPGAGKSSLLDKLIKEARKEGLVVGVIAIDPTSPFTGGALLGDRIRMQRHATDPGVFIRSMATRGSLGGLAKATNDAIKVLDAYGCDVIFVETVGVGQVEVDIVKTADTVVLVTVPGLGDDVQAIKAGLMEIADIFVLNKADKEGADATYFELTLTLDLERDKWEKLGWRPPIVETVATTGKGIKELWNEIKRHKEFLERSGRLEEKRRKRVEEEIKTIVSGLIARKVEMQIEKGELNDLIREVLSKKVDPYTAADLVMKNVLGT; from the coding sequence ATGATAGATGAGCTAATCGAGAGGCTAAAGATTGGGGATAGGAAAGCGGTAGCGAGGCTGATAACTCTAGTCGAGAACGATGAGGAAAAGGCTAGAGAGATAGTGAAGAAAATCTACCCCTTAACGGGCAACGCCTACATTGTTGGAATCACTGGTCCTCCAGGTGCTGGGAAATCTTCCCTTCTCGACAAACTAATCAAAGAAGCTAGGAAGGAAGGGCTTGTCGTTGGGGTTATAGCGATCGACCCGACATCCCCATTCACGGGCGGGGCCTTGCTTGGTGATAGAATTAGAATGCAGAGGCATGCAACCGATCCAGGAGTGTTTATAAGGAGCATGGCCACGAGAGGCTCGCTTGGTGGTTTAGCAAAGGCCACAAACGATGCAATAAAAGTCCTTGATGCTTACGGCTGTGATGTAATATTCGTTGAAACGGTTGGAGTTGGCCAGGTTGAGGTTGACATAGTGAAAACTGCCGACACGGTAGTTCTTGTAACTGTTCCCGGGCTTGGAGACGATGTTCAGGCAATAAAAGCTGGTCTTATGGAAATAGCTGATATATTCGTTCTCAATAAGGCCGATAAGGAGGGAGCAGATGCCACTTACTTTGAGCTTACCCTAACCCTCGATCTTGAGAGGGACAAGTGGGAAAAGCTTGGCTGGAGGCCCCCAATAGTAGAAACAGTCGCGACTACTGGAAAGGGAATAAAAGAGCTTTGGAATGAAATCAAAAGACACAAGGAGTTCCTTGAAAGATCTGGTAGACTGGAGGAAAAGAGAAGGAAGAGAGTTGAAGAAGAAATAAAAACAATAGTCTCGGGTTTAATTGCCAGAAAAGTTGAGATGCAAATTGAAAAAGGAGAGCTCAACGATTTAATAAGAGAAGTCCTTTCGAAGAAAGTTGATCCATACACCGCAGCTGATTTGGTAATGAAGAACGTTTTGGGAACCTGA
- a CDS encoding phosphoribosyltransferase yields the protein MKKFPAYLASWQDIEEWAKAGAWKVLNSGWMPDVIVGLARGGWIAARLYCDYLGVKDLVSIKVEHWGVTATPDGRARLKYGAQYDFEGKKVLIVDDITDTGESMSLAYEYMKSRKPAEIRTATLLNIKGSKFVPDYYAKDIDWAWIIFPWNFVEDMINLTNNLFEEKDKLTSDEIIELFKELHGIEVPKERLEEALRMAEKRGIFKFENGFWMKV from the coding sequence ATGAAGAAGTTCCCCGCATATCTGGCTTCTTGGCAGGATATTGAGGAGTGGGCTAAGGCTGGGGCATGGAAAGTTCTTAACAGCGGATGGATGCCGGATGTTATAGTTGGACTGGCCAGAGGAGGCTGGATCGCGGCAAGGCTGTACTGCGACTACCTTGGAGTTAAAGATCTCGTCAGCATAAAGGTGGAGCACTGGGGTGTTACCGCAACTCCAGACGGAAGAGCAAGACTAAAGTATGGAGCCCAGTACGACTTTGAGGGAAAGAAAGTCCTAATAGTTGACGACATAACAGACACTGGAGAAAGCATGAGCCTAGCCTACGAGTACATGAAGTCAAGAAAGCCAGCAGAAATCAGAACGGCAACCCTCCTGAACATTAAGGGATCCAAGTTTGTTCCAGACTATTATGCCAAGGACATCGACTGGGCATGGATAATCTTTCCCTGGAACTTCGTCGAGGACATGATAAACCTCACGAACAATTTGTTCGAGGAGAAGGACAAGTTAACAAGCGATGAGATAATAGAGCTCTTCAAAGAGCTACACGGAATTGAAGTTCCAAAGGAGAGGCTTGAAGAGGCCCTCAGAATGGCCGAGAAAAGAGGTATATTTAAGTTTGAAAACGGATTCTGGATGAAGGTGTGA
- the mce gene encoding methylmalonyl-CoA epimerase — protein sequence MFKKIDHVGIAVKNLEEAIKVWEGLGFKVEEVEEVPDQKVKVAVIKVGESRIELLEATSEDSPIAKFIEKRGEGIHHLAIGVENIEAKLEELKEKGYRLIDEKPRVGAGGAKIAFVHPKSVTGVLLELCERKED from the coding sequence ATGTTTAAGAAGATAGATCATGTTGGAATCGCCGTGAAGAACCTTGAGGAGGCAATAAAGGTTTGGGAGGGGCTCGGTTTCAAGGTTGAGGAGGTGGAAGAAGTTCCCGACCAGAAGGTTAAGGTAGCCGTTATAAAGGTTGGAGAAAGTAGGATAGAGCTTTTGGAGGCTACAAGTGAGGATTCTCCAATAGCAAAGTTCATAGAAAAGAGGGGGGAAGGGATACATCACCTGGCAATAGGGGTTGAGAACATAGAAGCTAAGCTTGAAGAGCTTAAGGAGAAGGGCTACAGGTTAATAGACGAGAAGCCAAGAGTTGGAGCAGGTGGAGCAAAGATAGCCTTCGTTCATCCAAAGAGCGTTACGGGGGTTCTCCTGGAATTGTGTGAAAGGAAAGAAGATTAA
- a CDS encoding asparagine synthetase A: protein MNAVEIVSRDLSGTLELQTKVLDYMTEFFVRKGFKWLLPVMLSPITDPLWPDPAGEGIKPAEVEVYGTRMRLTHSMILHKQLAIAMGLKKIFILSPNIRLESRSKDDGRHAYEFTQLDFEIEGAKMKDVMELIEELISGLFRKAEEWTGREFPKAKHFKVFDYKEILDEFGSDEKASQEMEEPFWIVNIPREFYDREEDGVWRNYDLILPFGYGEVSSGGEREWEYEKIIAKIRAAGLSEDAFRPYLEIAKAGKLKPSAGAGIGVERLVRFIAGAKHIAEVQPFPRIPGIPAVI from the coding sequence ATGAACGCTGTTGAAATAGTGTCAAGGGATTTGAGTGGAACCCTCGAACTTCAGACAAAGGTTTTAGATTACATGACCGAGTTCTTCGTGAGAAAGGGATTCAAGTGGCTCCTTCCAGTAATGCTTAGCCCGATAACAGATCCACTCTGGCCAGACCCAGCTGGGGAAGGAATTAAGCCAGCGGAGGTTGAGGTGTATGGAACCAGGATGAGGCTGACGCATAGCATGATACTCCACAAGCAATTGGCAATAGCAATGGGTCTGAAGAAGATCTTCATACTTTCCCCAAACATCAGGCTGGAAAGCAGAAGCAAGGACGATGGAAGGCATGCCTACGAGTTTACCCAGCTGGACTTTGAGATTGAAGGAGCGAAGATGAAGGACGTAATGGAGTTAATCGAGGAACTTATCTCCGGTTTATTCAGAAAGGCTGAGGAATGGACAGGGAGAGAGTTTCCAAAGGCCAAGCACTTCAAGGTTTTTGATTATAAAGAAATCCTCGATGAGTTTGGAAGTGATGAGAAGGCAAGCCAGGAGATGGAAGAACCCTTCTGGATAGTGAACATACCCAGGGAGTTCTATGATAGGGAAGAGGACGGTGTATGGAGGAACTACGACCTAATACTCCCCTTCGGGTACGGGGAGGTCTCAAGCGGCGGTGAGAGGGAGTGGGAGTACGAGAAGATTATAGCAAAGATAAGAGCTGCAGGGCTTAGTGAAGATGCATTCAGACCCTATTTAGAGATTGCAAAAGCTGGAAAGCTTAAGCCCAGTGCAGGAGCCGGAATAGGTGTGGAAAGGCTTGTTAGATTTATTGCAGGTGCGAAACACATTGCAGAAGTTCAACCGTTCCCAAGAATTCCGGGCATACCCGCAGTCATTTGA